One window of Methylococcus sp. EFPC2 genomic DNA carries:
- a CDS encoding adenosylcobalamin-dependent ribonucleoside-diphosphate reductase, with translation MKPARSVDVSSLAPQAVSRDVLLEKYAKGDEQSATAIFVRVARALAQPESEPALWEPRFLSALQAGFVPAGRIMSAAGAGIQATLINCFVQPVGDSVSETVDGRPSIYTALAESAETMRRGGGVGYDFSRIRPKGARVKGTASRASGPVSYMRVFDRSCETVESAGARRGAQMGVLRCDHPDVLDFIHAKDKAGELSNFNISVAVTDDLMRAVETDADWTLVHAAEPGDEQKAQGAHRREDGLWAYRTIKARELWRDIMASTYDHAEPGVLFVDRANADNNLHYCETFEATNPCAEQWLPPYGCCCLGSIDLTRFVRDPFAADADFDFSGFAELIPTAVRMLDNVLETTYWPLPAQREEAAAKRRIGLGFTGLGDTLAMLGLRYDSQAARVMAARVAEILRNAAYRASIALAREKGPFPRFDAEPYLASAYAGRLPDDLRAEIRTFGLRNSHLLSIAPTGTISLAFADNASNGIEPPYSWHYTRRKRQADGTTREYEVYDHAWRRYQAQGGAVDQLPEAFVTALEIAAIDHMRMLQAVQPYIDSSISKTVNVPADYPFDDFQDLYLEAWKAGLKGLATYRPNAIVGQVLVAEPAKPETSPAGTRPDFDESDPDRRLRLENVPEPALASLRWRRRPRPPGGNPAWTYFVDHPLGAFAVFIGHVENGGRHPFEVWINGAEQPRGLGALAKSLSMDMRSNDHGWLKTKLESLMKAHGDDRFALALPPDGESTAVPSLVAGFARLVYYRCTELGAFEPIGETPVLDALMSPKEPKTGTEGTLSWTVDVLNPATGDDFVMGLKELILPNGQRRPYSVWLSGVYPRVLDGLCKSLSFDMRVIDPAWIGAKLRQLLDFPEPRGDFLAWVPGEKRKESYPSTVAYLCRLILHRHHRLGILDEDGFPLDEMGAMHYEGNVVPLKAHPVGPVETHAGRRCPECGHYAVIRRDGCDFCTACGATGTCG, from the coding sequence ATGAAGCCCGCGCGCTCAGTAGACGTCTCCTCCCTGGCGCCGCAAGCCGTCTCGCGCGACGTCCTGCTGGAAAAATACGCCAAGGGCGATGAACAGAGCGCTACCGCCATCTTCGTGCGGGTCGCGCGCGCGCTGGCCCAGCCGGAATCCGAACCGGCCCTCTGGGAACCCCGCTTTCTGTCCGCACTGCAGGCCGGCTTCGTTCCGGCGGGGCGCATCATGTCCGCCGCCGGGGCCGGCATACAGGCCACGCTGATCAACTGCTTCGTGCAGCCGGTGGGCGACTCGGTGTCGGAAACGGTCGACGGCCGGCCCAGCATATACACCGCCCTGGCGGAATCGGCCGAGACCATGCGGCGCGGCGGCGGGGTCGGCTACGATTTCTCGCGCATACGGCCCAAGGGCGCGCGGGTCAAGGGCACCGCCTCGCGCGCCTCCGGCCCGGTGTCTTATATGCGGGTCTTCGACCGATCCTGCGAAACGGTCGAGTCGGCCGGCGCCCGCCGCGGCGCGCAAATGGGCGTGCTGCGCTGCGACCATCCGGACGTCCTGGATTTCATCCATGCCAAGGACAAGGCGGGAGAGTTGTCCAATTTCAACATCAGCGTCGCGGTGACCGACGACCTGATGCGGGCCGTCGAAACCGACGCCGACTGGACTCTGGTTCATGCCGCGGAGCCGGGCGATGAACAGAAGGCCCAGGGCGCCCACCGGCGCGAAGACGGTCTGTGGGCCTACCGCACGATCAAGGCCCGCGAGCTATGGCGGGACATCATGGCCTCGACGTACGACCACGCCGAGCCCGGCGTGCTGTTCGTCGATCGCGCCAACGCCGACAACAACCTGCACTACTGTGAAACCTTCGAAGCCACCAATCCCTGCGCCGAGCAGTGGCTCCCGCCTTACGGCTGCTGCTGTCTCGGCAGCATAGACCTGACCCGTTTCGTGCGCGATCCCTTCGCCGCGGACGCGGACTTCGATTTTTCCGGCTTCGCCGAACTGATACCCACAGCCGTGCGCATGCTGGATAACGTGCTGGAGACCACCTATTGGCCTTTGCCGGCACAGCGCGAGGAAGCGGCGGCCAAGCGCCGCATCGGCCTCGGCTTCACCGGATTGGGCGACACCCTCGCCATGCTGGGCCTGCGCTACGACAGCCAGGCGGCACGAGTCATGGCGGCCAGGGTTGCGGAAATCCTGCGAAATGCGGCCTACCGGGCGTCGATCGCGCTGGCGCGGGAAAAAGGGCCATTTCCCCGCTTCGACGCCGAACCCTACCTGGCCTCTGCTTACGCCGGGCGATTACCCGATGATTTGCGTGCGGAAATCCGTACGTTCGGCCTGCGCAACAGCCATCTCCTGAGCATCGCGCCGACCGGCACCATTTCCCTCGCCTTTGCCGACAATGCCAGCAACGGCATCGAACCGCCCTATTCCTGGCATTACACGCGACGTAAGCGGCAGGCCGACGGAACGACCCGGGAATACGAGGTCTACGACCATGCCTGGCGGCGTTACCAGGCCCAGGGCGGCGCTGTCGATCAACTGCCGGAGGCCTTCGTCACGGCCCTGGAAATCGCGGCGATCGACCACATGCGCATGTTGCAGGCGGTCCAACCTTATATCGACTCCTCGATCTCCAAGACCGTCAACGTGCCGGCCGACTATCCCTTCGACGACTTCCAGGATCTATACCTGGAAGCCTGGAAAGCCGGGCTCAAAGGTCTGGCGACCTACAGACCCAACGCCATCGTCGGCCAGGTGCTGGTCGCCGAACCGGCCAAGCCGGAAACCTCGCCGGCCGGCACGCGTCCGGATTTCGACGAATCCGATCCCGACCGGCGCCTGCGCCTGGAAAACGTGCCGGAACCGGCCCTCGCGTCCTTGCGCTGGCGGCGGCGTCCCCGGCCGCCGGGCGGCAATCCGGCGTGGACGTATTTCGTCGACCATCCGCTGGGCGCGTTCGCGGTCTTCATCGGCCATGTGGAAAACGGCGGACGCCACCCTTTCGAAGTGTGGATCAACGGCGCCGAGCAGCCCCGCGGCCTGGGCGCCTTGGCCAAGTCGCTGTCCATGGACATGCGCTCCAACGACCACGGCTGGCTCAAGACCAAACTGGAAAGCCTGATGAAGGCGCACGGCGACGACCGCTTCGCGCTCGCCTTGCCGCCGGACGGGGAATCGACCGCCGTGCCCAGCCTGGTCGCCGGATTCGCCCGTCTGGTCTATTACCGCTGCACCGAACTGGGTGCCTTCGAGCCGATCGGAGAAACGCCGGTGCTGGACGCGCTCATGTCCCCCAAGGAGCCTAAGACCGGCACCGAAGGCACGCTCTCCTGGACGGTGGATGTCCTCAACCCCGCCACCGGCGACGATTTCGTCATGGGACTGAAGGAACTGATACTGCCGAACGGGCAGAGGCGACCTTATTCCGTCTGGCTGTCCGGCGTCTATCCGCGCGTCCTCGACGGCTTGTGCAAGAGCCTGTCCTTCGACATGCGGGTCATCGACCCGGCCTGGATAGGCGCCAAACTGCGCCAATTGCTGGATTTCCCCGAACCGCGCGGCGATTTCCTCGCCTGGGTGCCGGGCGAGAAGCGCAAGGAGTCTTATCCTTCTACCGTCGCCTATCTGTGCCGTTTGATCCTGCACCGCCATCACCGGCTGGGCATCCTGGACGAGGACGGCTTCCCGCTGGATGAGATGGGCGCCATGCACTATGAGGGCAATGTCGTCCCCCTCAAGGCCCACCCGGTAGGCCCGGTGGAAACCCATGCCGGCCGGCGTTGCCCCGAATGCGGCCATTACGCGGTGATCCGCAGGGATGGATGCGATTTCTGCACCGCCTGCGGCGCGACGGGAACCTGCGGATGA
- a CDS encoding sigma-54-dependent Fis family transcriptional regulator: MTVRAERKPVILMVDDNPVNLAELYALLGEAGYEVLVAESGASALLQAERSVPDLILLDVVMPGMNGFAVCARLKESPRTEAIPVLFTTSLDDTADKIQGLRLGAVDYITKPFQHEEVLARVNTHLTLARLRGELESSRERLSRIVTYALDAIVTTDEERRIVLFNAAAEAMFACRSADVLGGSLDRFLSPTLKQRLLDYIGGSSEPAFWLPDGLEVLRGDGLPVPVEGSVSRVESGGERLYTVILRNAEERQKRLKAEAECRQLQGVNLYLEEELKAVHNPDDLIGSSPALRRAVALVGQVAGTDSAVLVTGETGTGKELIARAIHNRSARKDKVLVKLNCASIPANLAESELFGHEKGAFTGALQRKQGRFEIANGGTLFLDEVGELPLDLQAKLLRVLQEGEFERVGGTQTIKVNVRVVAATNRDLAQMAREGSFRPDLYYRLNVFPIHLPPLRERAEDIPSLVRHFVAKYANQFGKRIDSVPEATLARVGRYGWPGNIRELQHVIERAVILSSGSELAPLDLAEQAGPDPLPGPLAALEDVERQHILKVLEHTRWRISGEKGAAVILGMPSTTLRSRMERLGITRGR, translated from the coding sequence ATGACTGTCCGCGCCGAACGCAAGCCCGTCATCCTCATGGTGGACGACAATCCGGTCAATCTGGCCGAACTCTATGCCCTGCTCGGCGAAGCGGGCTACGAGGTGCTCGTCGCGGAAAGCGGCGCCAGCGCCCTGCTGCAGGCCGAGCGTTCGGTCCCCGACCTGATCCTGCTCGACGTCGTTATGCCGGGCATGAACGGGTTTGCCGTTTGCGCGCGGCTCAAGGAGTCGCCCCGCACCGAAGCCATCCCGGTGCTGTTCACCACGTCGCTGGACGACACCGCAGACAAGATCCAGGGTTTGCGACTGGGAGCCGTGGACTACATCACCAAGCCTTTCCAGCACGAGGAAGTGTTGGCGCGGGTCAACACCCATCTGACCTTGGCGCGCCTTAGGGGCGAACTGGAAAGCAGCCGGGAGCGCCTGTCGCGCATCGTGACCTATGCCCTGGACGCCATCGTCACAACCGACGAAGAACGGCGCATCGTGCTGTTCAACGCCGCTGCCGAAGCCATGTTCGCCTGCCGGAGCGCGGATGTCTTGGGCGGTTCGCTGGATCGTTTCCTGAGTCCGACGCTCAAGCAGCGGCTGCTGGACTATATCGGCGGTTCGTCCGAGCCCGCCTTTTGGCTGCCCGACGGTCTGGAGGTCCTGCGCGGCGACGGGCTTCCCGTACCGGTGGAGGGGTCCGTGTCGCGCGTCGAGAGTGGCGGCGAAAGGCTGTATACGGTGATCCTGCGCAACGCCGAGGAGCGGCAGAAGCGGCTCAAGGCCGAAGCCGAATGCCGCCAGCTCCAGGGGGTCAATCTCTACCTGGAGGAGGAGTTGAAGGCCGTCCATAATCCGGACGACCTCATCGGCAGTTCGCCGGCCTTGCGTCGGGCGGTGGCCTTGGTCGGCCAGGTGGCCGGCACCGACTCCGCCGTCCTGGTGACGGGGGAGACGGGTACCGGCAAGGAGCTGATCGCCCGCGCCATCCACAACCGCAGTGCCCGCAAGGACAAGGTGCTGGTCAAGCTGAATTGTGCGTCCATACCCGCCAATCTCGCGGAAAGCGAATTGTTCGGCCACGAAAAGGGTGCGTTCACCGGCGCCTTGCAGCGTAAGCAGGGACGCTTCGAGATCGCCAACGGCGGCACCTTGTTCCTCGACGAGGTCGGCGAATTGCCGCTGGATCTGCAGGCCAAGCTGCTACGGGTCTTGCAGGAGGGCGAGTTTGAACGGGTCGGCGGGACGCAGACCATCAAGGTCAACGTTCGCGTGGTGGCGGCCACCAACCGGGATCTGGCGCAGATGGCACGGGAAGGAAGTTTCCGTCCGGATCTCTACTACCGGCTCAACGTGTTTCCCATCCATCTCCCGCCTTTGCGGGAACGCGCGGAGGATATCCCTTCGCTGGTTCGACATTTCGTCGCCAAATACGCGAACCAGTTCGGCAAGCGCATAGACAGCGTGCCCGAGGCGACGCTGGCCCGGGTCGGCCGTTATGGCTGGCCCGGCAACATACGCGAGTTGCAGCACGTCATCGAAAGGGCGGTCATCCTGAGCTCCGGCAGCGAGCTGGCGCCACTGGATCTCGCCGAGCAGGCCGGGCCCGATCCGCTCCCGGGTCCGCTGGCGGCATTGGAGGACGTCGAGCGGCAACACATACTCAAGGTCCTGGAACACACCCGCTGGCGCATCAGCGGCGAGAAGGGTGCCGCCGTGATCCTCGGCATGCCGTCGACCACGCTGCGTTCCCGCATGGAGCGCCTGGGCATCACGCGCGGCCGTTAG
- a CDS encoding NAD(P)/FAD-dependent oxidoreductase, with protein MPKYDRRGFLRLAGMAALAGWNGASPRALGKARVVVVGGGYGGATAARYLKLFEPALEVVLVERSKRYLSCPGSNEVLAGWHELDWLERSYDALAAKYGIRIVRAQASRINPALRTVDLADGSRLAYDRLIVSPGIAFRWDAIEGYDEAASARLPHAWQAGEQTLLLREQIRAMKDGGVVLITAPANPYRCPPGPYERASLIAHYLKQHKPKSKVVILDGKTAFSKQALFQQGWRSLYPGMIEWISAEHEGRLERVDAKTLTVHTEFNQHRADVINVIPPQKAGELATSAGLADASGWCPVHPASFESHLRPGIHVIGDACNATPMPKSAFSANSQAKICAAAVVDRLAGREPGPPSLINHCYSLLAPDYGISINGVYEYSDSDKQLVATGGGETPLEADKRQEARYAESWQRNIAADTFE; from the coding sequence ATGCCCAAGTACGATCGACGAGGTTTTCTAAGACTGGCCGGCATGGCGGCGCTCGCCGGCTGGAACGGCGCGAGCCCGCGCGCACTCGGCAAGGCTAGGGTCGTAGTCGTCGGTGGGGGTTATGGCGGCGCCACGGCCGCCCGGTACCTGAAACTCTTCGAACCCGCGCTGGAAGTCGTCCTGGTGGAAAGGAGCAAGCGCTATCTCTCCTGCCCCGGCTCCAACGAAGTGTTGGCCGGCTGGCATGAACTGGACTGGCTGGAACGTTCGTACGACGCACTGGCAGCGAAATACGGTATCCGCATCGTGCGTGCGCAGGCTAGCCGCATCAACCCGGCACTCCGCACGGTCGATCTCGCGGACGGCAGCCGGCTGGCTTACGACCGGCTGATCGTTTCGCCGGGCATCGCTTTCCGCTGGGACGCCATCGAAGGCTACGACGAAGCCGCCAGCGCGCGTTTGCCGCATGCCTGGCAGGCGGGCGAACAAACCCTGCTGTTGCGCGAGCAGATCCGCGCCATGAAAGACGGCGGTGTGGTACTGATCACCGCTCCCGCCAACCCTTACCGCTGCCCGCCGGGGCCCTACGAGCGCGCCTCCTTGATCGCCCACTATCTGAAGCAACACAAGCCGAAAAGCAAGGTCGTCATACTCGATGGCAAGACCGCATTTTCCAAGCAAGCCTTGTTTCAACAGGGCTGGCGGTCCTTGTACCCCGGCATGATCGAATGGATATCGGCCGAACACGAAGGCCGGCTCGAACGGGTCGATGCCAAGACCTTGACCGTGCATACGGAATTCAATCAGCACCGGGCGGATGTGATCAACGTCATCCCCCCGCAGAAGGCCGGCGAATTAGCGACCTCGGCCGGGCTCGCCGACGCATCCGGCTGGTGTCCGGTCCACCCGGCCAGCTTCGAATCGCATCTGCGGCCAGGCATCCACGTGATCGGCGACGCCTGCAACGCCACGCCCATGCCCAAATCGGCATTTTCGGCCAACTCCCAGGCCAAGATCTGCGCGGCGGCGGTCGTCGACCGGCTCGCGGGGCGGGAGCCAGGACCACCCTCCCTGATCAACCACTGCTACAGCCTGCTGGCACCGGACTATGGCATTTCGATCAACGGCGTGTATGAATATTCGGATTCCGATAAGCAACTCGTCGCCACCGGCGGCGGAGAAACGCCCCTGGAAGCCGACAAGCGGCAGGAAGCCCGCTACGCGGAAAGCTGGCAGCGCAACATCGCCGCCGACACCTTCGAGTAG